The following are encoded in a window of Panthera leo isolate Ple1 chromosome B2, P.leo_Ple1_pat1.1, whole genome shotgun sequence genomic DNA:
- the LOC122219279 gene encoding olfactory receptor 11A1 — translation MEMVALENQTITEFVLLGFHDVAELRLVFFVVLTIVYVSIVMGNVLIVAAVVSSRRLHTPMYFFLANLSFLEILYTSTVVPKMLEGFLQEAAISVAGCLLQFFIFGSLATAECFMLAVMAYDRYLAICYPLRYPLLMGPRGCLGLVVIAWLSGFMVDGLVVALMGQLRFCGPNHIDHFYCDFMPLMGLACSDPSVAQMTTFILSVVCLTVPFGLILTSYARIVVTVLKVPAGAQRRKVFSTCSSHLVVVSTFYGTLMVLYIAPSAVRSQLVSKVFALLYTVVTPLLNPVIYTLRNKEVHHALRRLLYVKLTKTLS, via the coding sequence ATGGAAATGGTTGCTCTAGAAAACCAAACTATCACTGAATTTGTCCTCCTTGGTTTCCATGATGTAGCTGAGCTGCGTCTCGTTTTCTTTGTTGTGCTCACCATTGTCTATGTGTCCATTGTCATGGGGAATGTGCTGATCGTCGCGGCGGTGGTTAGCTCACGGAGGCTCCACACACCCATGTATTTCTTTCTGGCTAACCTGTCCTTCCTGGAGATCCTCTACACCTCCACAGTGGTGCCCAAAATGCTAGAGGGCTTCTTGCAGGAAGCAGCCATCTCTGTGGCTGGTTGCTTGCTGCAGTTCTTTATCTTCGGTTCTCTAGCCACGGCTGAGTGCTTCATGCTGGCTGTCATGGCCTATGATCGCTACCTGGCAATCTGCTATCCACTCCGCTACCCACTCCTGATGGGACCCAGGGGGTGCTTGGGGCTGGTGGTCATAGCTTGGCTCTCTGGCTTCATGGTAGATGGACTGGTTGTGGCCCTAATGGGCCAGCTGAGGTTCTGTGGCCCCAACCACATTGACCACTTTTACTGTGACTTCATGCCCTTGATGGGCCTGGCCTGCTCGGATCCCAGTGTGGCCCAGATGACAACATTCATTCTGTCTGTGGTCTGCCTCACTGTCCCCTTCGGGCTGATTCTGACATCCTATGCCCGGATCGTGGTAACTGTGCTCAAAGTCCCTGCTGGGGCCCAGAGGCGAAAGGTtttctccacctgctcctcccaccttGTGGTGGTGTCCACCTTCTATGGAACTCTCATGGTCTTGTACATTGCACCCTCTGCTGTCCGCTCCCAACTTGTCTCCAAGGTCTTCGCCCTGCTCTACACTGTGGTCACCCCTCTTCTCAATCCTGTGATCTACACCCTGAGGAACAAGGAGGTTCATCATGCATTGCGGAGACTTCTGTACGTTAAGCTCACCAAAACACTCAGTTGA